One segment of Fibrobacter sp. UWR3 DNA contains the following:
- a CDS encoding (deoxy)nucleoside triphosphate pyrophosphohydrolase, with the protein MKRIEVVAGIICADPFGNPAAPRTPGVRFFATQRGYGDYKDGWEFPGGKVEPGETPQQALVRELKEELAIDVSVGEFICTVDYDYPAFHLTMHCFYCAIAGGKTPELLEHEAARWLNRAELHSVDWLPADIEVVKALVKG; encoded by the coding sequence ATGAAACGCATAGAAGTCGTGGCAGGCATCATTTGCGCGGATCCTTTCGGGAATCCGGCTGCGCCTCGCACGCCAGGCGTTCGGTTTTTTGCCACGCAGCGCGGGTACGGCGACTACAAGGACGGCTGGGAATTCCCGGGCGGCAAGGTGGAACCCGGCGAAACCCCGCAGCAGGCCCTGGTTCGCGAACTAAAAGAAGAACTCGCCATCGACGTGAGCGTTGGCGAGTTTATATGTACCGTCGACTACGACTACCCGGCCTTCCACCTGACCATGCACTGCTTTTACTGTGCAATCGCGGGCGGAAAAACGCCAGAACTGCTGGAACACGAGGCGGCCCGCTGGCTCAACCGCGCGGAACTGCACAGCGTCGACTGGCTGCCTGCCGATATCGAGGTCGTGAAGGCCCTGGTAAAAGGCTAG
- a CDS encoding ATP-binding protein has product MYFERKIDKFLLEWSKQKDHKPLLLRGARQVGKSSSVEHLGEHFENCVSINFEKNPEYKEVFNKNLDVNRIVAEISAISAQPIIPGQTLLFLDEVQLCPEAIMSLRFFKEDLPCLHVIAAGSLLEFALQELPTFGVGRIHSMFMYPMTFDEFAQANGFDELLKIRDQASSDKPLPETIHNKFVELFRTYLMVGGMPEVVAKWVESKDYLQCQSIQDDILISYEDDFAKYKKNVDPTLLRTAFRSAALQITKKFTYAKVGNGYKTEKIREAMQLLTLAGIVTPVTRSAANGLPLGSEADPSYQKYLLLDSGLQLRLMNMSLGDISETISAILTASAADLVNKGSLAEMVAGLELLRNKTPNMRHELFYWTRMQKNSQSEVDYVDSLGGHVMPIEVKADTQGGMKSLWNMMREKNLSNAYRISLENLGQFDYHDSEAENAIRHVQICPLYAISQIK; this is encoded by the coding sequence ATGTATTTTGAGCGAAAAATTGACAAATTCTTGTTGGAATGGTCCAAGCAGAAAGACCACAAGCCGCTACTGCTACGTGGGGCACGCCAAGTAGGGAAATCTAGTTCTGTTGAACACCTGGGTGAGCACTTCGAAAATTGCGTCAGCATCAATTTTGAAAAGAATCCGGAATACAAAGAGGTTTTTAACAAAAATCTGGATGTGAATAGAATCGTTGCTGAAATTTCCGCTATAAGTGCCCAGCCTATTATTCCTGGACAGACGCTCCTTTTTCTAGATGAGGTTCAGCTTTGCCCCGAAGCGATCATGTCGCTCCGTTTTTTCAAGGAGGATTTGCCCTGCTTGCACGTGATTGCCGCCGGATCACTGCTTGAATTCGCCCTACAGGAACTCCCGACTTTTGGCGTGGGCCGCATCCATTCCATGTTCATGTACCCCATGACCTTTGACGAGTTTGCGCAGGCAAACGGTTTTGACGAGCTTCTAAAAATCCGCGACCAGGCATCGAGCGATAAGCCGTTGCCGGAAACGATTCACAATAAATTCGTGGAACTTTTCAGAACCTACCTCATGGTGGGCGGAATGCCAGAAGTAGTCGCCAAGTGGGTTGAAAGCAAGGACTATCTACAGTGTCAATCTATCCAAGACGACATTCTGATTTCGTACGAAGATGACTTTGCCAAATACAAGAAGAATGTCGACCCTACTTTACTCAGGACTGCATTCCGAAGTGCGGCATTGCAAATCACAAAGAAATTCACGTATGCAAAGGTAGGGAACGGTTACAAAACAGAAAAAATCCGTGAAGCCATGCAGTTGCTTACCCTTGCGGGAATTGTCACTCCCGTAACACGTTCTGCAGCAAACGGACTCCCTTTGGGGAGCGAAGCGGATCCGTCTTACCAAAAATACCTGCTTCTCGATTCCGGTTTGCAATTACGGCTAATGAATATGTCCCTTGGCGACATTTCCGAGACAATCTCTGCGATTCTCACGGCAAGTGCCGCGGATCTTGTGAACAAAGGCTCGTTGGCAGAAATGGTTGCCGGGCTTGAACTTTTACGGAACAAGACGCCAAATATGCGGCACGAATTGTTCTATTGGACGCGGATGCAAAAGAATAGCCAGTCCGAAGTGGATTATGTGGATTCCCTTGGTGGACATGTCATGCCTATCGAGGTCAAGGCAGATACCCAGGGGGGCATGAAGAGCCTATGGAATATGATGCGCGAGAAAAATCTTTCGAACGCTTATCGTATTTCTCTTGAAAACTTAGGGCAATTCGACTATCATGATTCCGAAGCGGAAAATGCAATTCGCCACGTTCAAATATGTCCGCTTTACGCCATATCGCAGATAAAGTAG
- a CDS encoding GNAT family N-acetyltransferase translates to MERIRLASDCTLYPIDKNTDLSSFCCGDEDLDDFFRNDAYLYSAQLLGKSYIAVTNTESPQIACAFTLSNDSIKSTMIPKSSRNRLERKVPNAKHTRTYPALLIGRLGVNGQFQRSGLHLGSQVIDYLISWFIHPDNKTGCRFMVVDAYNRPETINFHQKNGFRFLYSDENLEKEAFRVDSSQSLNTRMMYLDLIDFVS, encoded by the coding sequence ATGGAAAGAATCCGTTTAGCATCTGATTGCACCCTTTACCCCATCGACAAGAATACCGACCTGTCCTCGTTCTGTTGCGGCGATGAGGATCTAGACGATTTCTTTCGGAACGATGCGTACTTGTACTCCGCTCAATTGTTGGGGAAAAGCTATATCGCTGTAACGAATACGGAATCGCCGCAGATAGCCTGCGCCTTCACTTTGTCCAACGACAGCATCAAATCGACAATGATTCCCAAGTCTTCGCGGAACCGTCTGGAACGCAAGGTGCCCAATGCAAAGCATACGCGTACGTATCCTGCGCTCCTGATTGGACGATTGGGAGTTAACGGCCAGTTCCAACGCAGCGGCTTGCACTTGGGGAGTCAGGTCATTGATTACCTGATTTCCTGGTTTATCCACCCGGATAACAAGACCGGTTGTCGCTTTATGGTTGTCGATGCCTACAACAGGCCCGAAACGATAAATTTTCACCAAAAGAACGGTTTCCGCTTTTTGTATTCGGACGAAAATCTCGAGAAAGAAGCCTTCCGTGTTGATTCGAGCCAGTCGTTGAACACCAGGATGATGTATCTGGACTTAATCGACTTCGTGTCGTAG
- a CDS encoding putative toxin-antitoxin system toxin component, PIN family, with protein MVYAVVDTNVLVSAALAKNRGESIPLKIFLGIAQKKYIPIIDSNIIEEYREVLQRGKFNFSLEYQNSFIDEISKYAVNEPVKESGVVLPDMDDKIFYDVAFAHQDKKAFLVTGNLKHFPGCPFAISPKDFYELIRPTPSGFVINESRIDYDVSRLMQALYTLNDEAHKNGTAGMSEEEIEAEIKAVRHSRASGL; from the coding sequence ATGGTGTACGCAGTCGTTGATACAAACGTCTTGGTTTCTGCCGCACTGGCAAAAAACAGGGGTGAATCCATCCCACTAAAGATTTTTCTAGGCATTGCCCAAAAGAAGTATATTCCCATTATTGACAGCAATATTATTGAGGAATATCGGGAAGTCCTACAAAGGGGAAAGTTTAATTTCTCGTTAGAGTATCAGAATTCTTTTATTGACGAGATTTCAAAATACGCGGTCAATGAGCCGGTAAAAGAGTCTGGTGTTGTTTTGCCAGATATGGATGACAAGATTTTCTACGATGTTGCTTTCGCTCATCAGGATAAGAAAGCCTTTCTTGTGACGGGGAATTTAAAACATTTTCCAGGATGCCCTTTTGCAATATCGCCCAAGGATTTTTACGAACTGATTAGGCCTACTCCGTCGGGATTTGTCATAAACGAGTCTCGCATCGATTACGACGTTTCCAGGCTGATGCAAGCCCTGTACACGCTCAACGACGAGGCTCACAAGAACGGAACCGCCGGGATGAGCGAAGAGGAAATCGAGGCCGAAATCAAGGCTGTTCGTCATTCCCGCGCATCAGGATTATGA
- a CDS encoding type II toxin-antitoxin system RelB/DinJ family antitoxin encodes MAMSILQIRVDDNLKNEVSDLFERLGMDIPTAVRIFFKRAIIERGLPFNVNEIPSATTQDNSRLMQALYALNDEAHKNGTAGMSEEEIEAEIKAARAERKKKHGVRSR; translated from the coding sequence ATGGCGATGTCAATTCTACAAATCCGTGTAGACGATAATCTCAAGAACGAGGTGAGCGACCTGTTCGAAAGGCTCGGGATGGACATTCCGACCGCGGTCCGTATTTTCTTCAAGCGGGCTATCATCGAGAGGGGACTTCCGTTCAACGTGAACGAAATCCCTTCTGCCACCACGCAAGACAACAGTCGGCTGATGCAAGCCCTGTATGCGCTCAACGACGAGGCTCACAAGAACGGGACCGCCGGGATGAGCGAAGAGGAAATCGAAGCCGAGATCAAGGCGGCTAGGGCCGAGAGGAAAAAGAAACATGGTGTACGCAGTCGTTGA
- a CDS encoding site-specific DNA-methyltransferase, which produces MKSLANTIYSCFKDKGEFSLKDAYSENSDKPKETVRARIYDNLGVKFERVAKGLYKTIEGDESCVVIEGDGRDLSMLGDASIDCILTDHPWLDKKSNKGGDRNFATYDCFRYTLDDFKEKARVLKDGCFLVEILPAENENNYDYLYQIKKYAEQCGLLYYSKVTWKKGNFVSNTGRKSKNTQDVMIFSKGKARCLRIDAKKTKDTGTPQYMSGTAQMLPAMFDIPPVARKNKIHQSELPLTLCERILQFVTRQGETVLDTFAGSGVVGEAALNLKRNCILIELAHRNILKIRNRLAGNPFFREVFWKATPAPANPNG; this is translated from the coding sequence ATGAAATCACTCGCAAATACCATCTACTCCTGTTTCAAGGACAAGGGCGAATTCTCGCTCAAGGACGCCTATTCCGAAAACTCCGACAAGCCGAAGGAAACCGTCCGCGCACGCATCTACGACAACCTCGGCGTAAAATTCGAGCGCGTCGCCAAGGGCCTGTACAAGACAATCGAGGGCGACGAAAGCTGCGTCGTGATAGAAGGCGACGGCCGCGACCTCTCCATGCTCGGGGACGCCTCAATCGACTGCATCCTGACCGACCACCCGTGGCTCGACAAGAAGTCGAACAAGGGCGGCGACCGCAACTTCGCCACATACGACTGCTTCAGGTACACCCTCGACGACTTCAAAGAAAAAGCCCGCGTGCTCAAGGACGGCTGCTTCCTCGTCGAAATCCTCCCCGCCGAAAACGAGAACAACTACGATTACCTCTACCAGATAAAGAAATACGCTGAACAGTGCGGGCTGCTCTACTACTCGAAAGTCACCTGGAAAAAGGGGAACTTTGTCAGCAATACCGGGCGCAAGTCCAAGAACACGCAAGACGTGATGATATTCTCGAAAGGCAAGGCGCGCTGCCTGCGCATCGACGCCAAAAAGACAAAAGACACCGGGACGCCCCAGTACATGAGCGGCACCGCGCAGATGCTCCCTGCCATGTTCGACATCCCGCCCGTCGCAAGGAAGAACAAGATACACCAGAGCGAACTCCCGCTGACCCTGTGCGAAAGAATCCTCCAGTTCGTGACCAGGCAGGGCGAAACCGTGCTCGACACCTTCGCCGGCAGCGGCGTCGTGGGGGAAGCCGCACTGAATTTGAAACGGAACTGCATCTTGATAGAACTCGCCCACAGGAACATCCTCAAAATCAGGAACAGGCTTGCAGGCAACCCCTTCTTCCGGGAAGTGTTCTGGAAAGCAACCCCGGCCCCCGCCAACCCGAACGGATAA
- a CDS encoding DNA cytosine methyltransferase, translated as MRYIDIFAGCGGLSVGLQNAGWQGIFAIEKNKDAFSTLKYNLIDHGHHFQWPDWLDVKEHDIKKFLDENEDKLRELEGQVDLVAGGPPCQGFSLAGKRNTSDSRNMLVKQYIRFVKLVKPKALIFENVHGFTVHFQSQKGRISQYSSYVIKKLRKLGYHTDSKVIDVSQYGVPQKRRRFILVAMLDSNPSEVFKHLENNKGCFCREKGIKQSATIQDAIGDLEESNGTCQSPDTKRFQAGFYGRAESGYQKLMRQGLQNHRGAVDSHRFVNHSAAVIQLHRDLLDNAPRGKRITPDDGYVDNLKRRGVTVLDANSQAPTITSIPDELVHYEEPRILTVREQARIQSFPDWFEFKGKYTSGGKLRKKEVPRYTQVGNAVPPLFAEQVGRALMEVMGHG; from the coding sequence ATGCGCTATATCGACATATTCGCTGGGTGCGGCGGCTTGTCCGTTGGTTTGCAAAACGCAGGTTGGCAAGGCATATTCGCTATTGAAAAAAATAAAGACGCATTCTCTACACTGAAATATAACTTGATTGATCATGGTCATCATTTCCAGTGGCCCGATTGGTTGGATGTGAAAGAACATGATATCAAGAAATTTTTGGATGAAAACGAAGATAAACTTCGTGAGCTAGAAGGTCAAGTGGATTTGGTGGCCGGAGGACCGCCGTGCCAGGGATTCTCATTGGCTGGCAAAAGAAATACAAGTGATTCGCGAAACATGCTTGTCAAACAGTACATAAGGTTTGTCAAATTGGTTAAGCCTAAGGCGCTCATATTTGAAAATGTTCATGGTTTTACAGTTCATTTTCAAAGTCAAAAGGGCCGAATATCCCAATATTCATCCTATGTCATAAAAAAACTTAGGAAACTCGGTTACCATACGGATTCTAAAGTTATCGATGTTTCTCAATATGGTGTTCCTCAAAAGCGGCGCAGATTTATCCTTGTCGCAATGCTTGATTCAAATCCCTCCGAAGTTTTTAAGCACTTGGAGAATAACAAAGGTTGTTTTTGCCGAGAAAAAGGTATCAAGCAGTCTGCGACTATTCAAGATGCCATAGGCGATTTGGAGGAATCGAACGGCACATGCCAGTCCCCTGATACGAAACGCTTCCAGGCTGGATTCTATGGCCGCGCCGAGTCGGGTTACCAAAAGTTGATGCGTCAAGGCCTCCAGAATCATCGAGGGGCTGTCGATAGTCATCGTTTTGTTAACCATTCTGCTGCTGTAATTCAGTTGCATAGAGATTTGTTGGACAATGCTCCGAGAGGAAAGCGAATAACGCCCGATGACGGATATGTTGATAATCTGAAAAGACGTGGTGTTACAGTCCTTGACGCAAATTCTCAAGCACCGACAATAACGTCAATTCCAGATGAACTCGTTCATTACGAAGAACCGCGAATTCTTACCGTGCGCGAACAAGCTCGAATTCAAAGTTTCCCCGATTGGTTCGAATTTAAGGGGAAATACACTTCGGGTGGAAAGTTAAGGAAGAAAGAAGTTCCCCGATATACGCAGGTTGGGAATGCCGTTCCACCATTGTTTGCCGAACAAGTGGGAAGAGCCTTGATGGAGGTGATGGGCCATGGCTAA
- a CDS encoding ATP-binding protein produces the protein MANKSKELNFRISAGLKSVIGRELISDKYIAIFEIVKNSYDAGATCVSITYKQNESGKYTIIIEDNGVGMNYDDITQKWLFVAYSGKKEKNRSESYVDKMTRHFAGAKGIGRFSCDRLGSELKLFSKKKNEAETHVVDIDWNKFEVDDKNEFVNIPVLYHTEKESILQKKHGTMLLVSNLREEWNRNDLLSLKRYLMKLISPDFNSDEKNFSIELIVPNEKENDDKVRGQEGVNIWRDTVNGIVKNDILEQIDIKTTSITVDIDEKGKTISTKLSDRGVEVFTLKEKNRDYSELRDIHASIFYLNSVAKAAFTKQMGGVRPRDYGSVFIYKNGFRVNPYGEPGLDFFGIDRRKSQGYNRFLGSRELMGRISIIGNDVDFMETSSRAHGFIKTPAVEKLEDFFIKKILTVLEKYVVNLIAWGEPLKNRDNHVISPEEINAQIISQFITNANPNDIVEINYNKKLFSKNNEQSKNLYSIVERLEKYAKKSENEEFRMLAKKAKTILQVNEELEQENSEKSQELDRLKRENEAREKQVFFLENANDQNAENLLNGMHSIYTLADANKGNLADCMDLLKKEKISNETYDILVDVFQVNAKIQKIADLAFHGNISLENQTIGNVYDYVKQYSEKMNYLRMPLHLKQNGELSNCQFNPSSLGIIIDNIISNSQKNEASKIDIIFSNEKKFVLVSFVDDGLGLDAKLNAADLFKRGFSANSRKKGFGMGLPQVHDLVEEMDGSVSIDVKYKKGFKIDIRLKHE, from the coding sequence ATGGCTAATAAAAGCAAAGAACTTAATTTCCGCATTAGTGCGGGTTTGAAAAGTGTTATTGGCCGAGAGTTGATAAGCGATAAATATATCGCAATTTTTGAAATAGTAAAAAATTCCTATGATGCAGGAGCAACATGCGTTTCCATCACTTATAAACAAAACGAAAGTGGCAAATACACCATTATAATAGAAGATAATGGTGTTGGCATGAATTACGATGACATTACACAAAAGTGGCTTTTTGTTGCATATTCTGGGAAAAAAGAAAAGAATCGTTCTGAATCATATGTTGACAAAATGACGCGTCATTTTGCGGGTGCCAAAGGAATAGGCCGTTTCTCTTGTGATCGTCTGGGATCGGAACTAAAGCTTTTCTCTAAAAAAAAGAACGAAGCAGAGACGCATGTCGTTGATATTGATTGGAATAAGTTTGAGGTAGATGACAAAAATGAATTTGTAAACATACCTGTTCTTTATCATACAGAGAAAGAATCCATTCTGCAAAAAAAACATGGAACCATGTTGTTGGTATCGAATCTTAGAGAAGAATGGAATAGAAACGATCTGCTTTCTCTCAAACGTTATTTGATGAAGTTGATAAGTCCCGATTTTAATAGTGATGAAAAAAATTTTTCTATCGAACTGATTGTCCCCAATGAAAAAGAAAACGACGATAAAGTACGAGGACAAGAGGGAGTGAATATTTGGCGTGATACGGTTAATGGAATTGTAAAAAATGACATTTTGGAACAAATAGACATAAAGACAACAAGCATTACTGTTGATATAGATGAAAAGGGGAAGACGATCTCTACAAAGTTGTCGGATCGTGGAGTTGAAGTTTTCACTTTAAAAGAAAAAAATAGGGATTATTCAGAACTTAGAGATATCCATGCGTCGATTTTCTATTTGAATAGCGTTGCAAAAGCTGCTTTCACAAAACAGATGGGAGGGGTTAGACCAAGAGATTATGGCTCCGTTTTTATTTATAAAAATGGCTTTCGTGTAAATCCATACGGAGAACCAGGACTGGATTTTTTTGGTATAGATCGAAGAAAATCTCAAGGTTATAATCGTTTTTTAGGCTCTCGCGAATTGATGGGGCGAATTTCTATAATAGGCAATGATGTTGACTTTATGGAAACGTCTAGCAGAGCGCATGGTTTTATAAAAACTCCAGCTGTAGAAAAACTAGAGGATTTTTTTATAAAAAAAATCTTAACAGTGTTGGAAAAATATGTGGTCAATTTGATTGCTTGGGGAGAACCATTAAAGAATCGTGACAATCATGTAATTTCTCCAGAAGAGATTAACGCCCAAATAATATCTCAGTTTATAACAAATGCTAATCCTAATGATATTGTAGAAATAAACTACAACAAAAAGTTATTCTCAAAAAATAATGAACAATCAAAAAATCTGTATTCGATAGTTGAACGTCTTGAAAAATATGCAAAAAAATCGGAAAATGAAGAGTTTCGCATGTTGGCGAAAAAAGCCAAGACGATTCTGCAGGTGAATGAAGAGCTTGAACAAGAAAACTCTGAAAAGTCTCAAGAACTTGATAGATTAAAACGCGAAAACGAAGCCCGCGAGAAACAGGTCTTTTTCTTGGAGAATGCGAACGACCAAAATGCTGAAAATCTTCTAAATGGCATGCATTCCATCTATACATTAGCAGATGCAAACAAAGGTAATTTAGCGGACTGTATGGATTTGCTCAAAAAAGAGAAAATTTCTAACGAAACATACGATATCCTTGTTGACGTTTTTCAGGTAAACGCGAAAATCCAAAAGATTGCTGATTTGGCGTTCCATGGGAACATTTCTTTGGAAAACCAAACTATAGGGAATGTCTATGACTATGTAAAACAGTATTCCGAAAAGATGAATTATTTGAGAATGCCGCTTCACTTAAAACAAAATGGAGAATTAAGCAATTGCCAATTCAATCCATCATCGTTGGGCATTATTATTGACAATATTATCAGCAACTCCCAGAAAAACGAAGCTAGTAAAATTGATATCATATTCAGTAACGAGAAAAAGTTTGTTCTGGTGTCTTTTGTTGATGATGGACTGGGCTTAGACGCAAAGCTAAATGCTGCTGATTTGTTCAAGCGCGGCTTTTCTGCAAACTCACGAAAAAAAGGATTCGGAATGGGTTTGCCACAAGTGCATGACCTTGTTGAAGAGATGGACGGCTCAGTCTCCATTGATGTAAAATACAAGAAAGGATTTAAAATAGACATAAGGTTGAAACATGAATAA
- a CDS encoding response regulator: protein MNNQFKILWIEDNDDWYKAASRKVIEFIESHSLSTNCVERKKTGKNLNLDSLKSNNYDLILMDYKLPKGSPNGDKIIENIRKNLILTDILFYSSQYDEMIESFREMVPEIDGVYLSKRDRSLFLEKVDRLISKIVQRSEDIVNLRGMVLEATSDFEEQAEKLLTKLYDSAKERKKQILDSILDKKILQHNQKEIKQKVADFEDGKLNVSIANNDFLGMYNRLTIFAEYAKTTNNKEAKNILNYYMSKLGYFRNKLGHVKNGDVVKVAGKEYTINQDFHRMMRKNINELEEGFQNKINFLLNDGI from the coding sequence ATGAATAATCAATTCAAAATTTTATGGATCGAAGATAATGATGATTGGTATAAAGCCGCGTCAAGAAAGGTTATTGAATTTATTGAGAGCCACTCTCTTTCAACTAATTGTGTCGAACGAAAAAAAACGGGTAAAAATTTAAATTTAGATTCATTGAAATCAAATAATTATGATTTGATTTTGATGGACTATAAATTGCCCAAAGGAAGCCCCAATGGCGATAAAATAATTGAAAATATTCGAAAAAATTTGATATTGACTGATATCTTGTTTTATTCATCTCAATATGATGAAATGATAGAGTCCTTTAGAGAGATGGTTCCAGAAATAGATGGCGTATATTTATCAAAACGAGATCGAAGCCTTTTTCTGGAAAAAGTGGATCGACTTATATCGAAAATCGTTCAGCGATCGGAAGACATTGTTAATTTGCGTGGAATGGTTTTGGAGGCAACAAGTGATTTTGAAGAACAAGCAGAAAAACTCTTGACAAAATTGTATGATAGTGCGAAGGAAAGAAAGAAACAAATTTTAGATTCTATTTTAGACAAAAAAATATTACAACACAACCAAAAAGAAATTAAACAGAAGGTTGCCGATTTTGAAGATGGCAAACTAAATGTCTCGATCGCAAACAACGACTTTCTTGGCATGTATAATCGCCTAACAATATTTGCAGAGTATGCAAAAACAACCAACAACAAAGAAGCAAAAAACATTTTAAATTATTATATGTCTAAATTAGGATATTTTAGAAACAAACTTGGACATGTAAAAAATGGAGATGTAGTGAAAGTCGCAGGCAAGGAATATACAATAAATCAAGACTTCCATCGTATGATGAGAAAAAACATCAATGAATTAGAAGAAGGCTTTCAAAATAAAATCAATTTTCTTCTAAATGATGGAATTTAA
- a CDS encoding restriction endonuclease → MSVPKFEEFLYPFLVQIKDRDLSSKEMRDALIAHFGLTEADCALKTKSGTNTQVNDRINWVRQYLRRALFVDLPQKGVYHITERGKEYLQKHKTLSKKDLMAYPEFSKYATGSTMGEPVSPSPVPVENESQDMTPTELLEQAFDNINRDLAEDLLQKVMEQTPRFFETLVVDLLKKMGYGGSFDDSTKVTPYVHDDGIDGIIYEDKLGLDKIYIQAKRYKADITVGKPQIQQFAGALDEQKATKGVFITTSDYSKEARNYVEKLSKKIVLINGQELTRFMIEFNVGVSTKKTYDVKRIDSDYFEE, encoded by the coding sequence ATGTCCGTACCTAAGTTTGAAGAGTTCCTTTATCCGTTCTTGGTTCAAATCAAGGACCGCGATTTGTCTTCTAAAGAAATGCGTGATGCGCTGATCGCCCACTTCGGCTTGACGGAGGCTGATTGCGCTCTCAAGACAAAGAGCGGGACCAACACTCAGGTGAACGACCGGATAAATTGGGTACGTCAATATCTGCGTCGGGCACTTTTTGTGGACCTTCCGCAAAAGGGCGTATATCACATTACCGAACGCGGCAAGGAATATCTGCAAAAGCACAAGACACTTTCTAAAAAAGACTTGATGGCATATCCGGAATTTTCGAAATATGCTACCGGCTCCACTATGGGAGAACCCGTCAGTCCGAGTCCTGTTCCGGTCGAAAACGAATCCCAAGACATGACGCCGACCGAATTGCTAGAACAGGCCTTCGACAACATCAACCGCGACTTGGCGGAGGATTTGCTGCAGAAGGTCATGGAACAGACTCCGAGATTCTTTGAGACTCTCGTTGTCGACTTGTTGAAAAAGATGGGTTATGGCGGATCGTTCGACGATTCCACAAAGGTGACACCCTATGTTCATGACGACGGAATAGACGGCATCATTTACGAGGACAAGTTGGGCCTGGACAAAATATACATCCAGGCGAAACGCTACAAGGCGGACATCACCGTTGGCAAGCCGCAAATTCAACAGTTCGCGGGCGCATTGGATGAACAAAAGGCGACAAAGGGCGTCTTTATCACCACAAGCGATTACAGCAAAGAAGCCCGCAACTATGTCGAAAAATTGAGCAAGAAAATTGTGCTTATCAACGGGCAGGAACTCACTCGGTTCATGATTGAGTTCAATGTCGGCGTAAGCACCAAGAAAACCTACGATGTCAAGCGAATTGACTCGGACTATTTTGAAGAGTGA